The genomic stretch GGACGGTGTCGGTCATCGGGGTGTTCCGGTCAGCCACAGGTGGTGGACGTCGGTGCGGGTGGCGAGCTGGTCGGCTGCCGGGTGGCCGCCGATGACGGCGGCGGTGGCGACCCAGTCGGCGCAGGCGCCGGTGCGGGCCAGGACGGTGGCCTGGGTGATGTCGGAGGTGGTGGGGTGTCCGGTGCGGGGGTCGATGAGGTGGTGCCGGTCGGTGCCCCAGCGTCGTCTGCCGGTGCCGCTGGTGGCGACGCCGCCGTCGCGGACCAGCAGGGTCCGTCCGTCGGGTAGGGCGATGGGCCAGCCGTCGCCGTCGGGGCCGGGGCCTCGGCAGGCGACGTCTCCCCCGATGCTGGCGGCCGAGTTGGGGCCGAGCCAGGTGATGACGTCGTCGGCCCAGCGTCCTTTGGCGAGGGCGGCGACGTCGACGTGGTGGCCGGGGGCGAGTCGGGCGGCGCGGGGGCGTAGGTGCAGCACGGTGTGCAGCGGTGGTACGGGGGCGGGTGGCGCCGGTGGCGGGGTGTGTGGGGCGCCGGTGGCCCAGGAGTGGGTGTAGCCGGCGGTGTGTAGGCGGGGTAGGACGGCCGCGTTGACCAGGTCGGTGCTGGCGGCGGCGACGTCGAGGGCGTGGCGGAGCATGGCGTGCAGGTCGTCGGAGATGTGGTGCCAGGTGCCGGCGGCGGCGTTGAGGCGGGACAGTTCGCTGTCGGGGCGGAACCGGGAGAAGCGGCGGTCCAGGTCCCGTAGTCGGTGTTCCACGTCGGTGAACGGCAGGGCCGGTGGTCCGTGGCTGGCGAGGGTCACCTCGCAGGTGAACACCGCGCAGGTGTGGCGGTGCAGGTGGGGTGTGGTGGTCGTGATGGTCATGTGGGTGCTCCCTTCACCACCAGGAATAACATGCTAAACATAATCATGTTTTAGTGGCAAGGGTGCGGACCGGCCCCGGGACGCCGGGGTGCCACCGGGGCCGGTCCAGGGGTTCCGGGGCGGTTAGCCGCCTACGGCGGCCCGGTCGAGGATCTCCCGGGCGCTGCGCGCGACCGCCGCGTCGATGAACCGGCCGTCGGCGGTGACCGTCACGCCGGAGCCGTCACGTTCGGCGTCGGCCAGCCGGTCGACGACGTCGCGGGCGGCGGCCACCTCCTCGTCGGTCGGCGAGAACACCCGGTTGACCACCGGCACCTGGGCGGGATGGATGGCGGTGCGGCCCCGGAAACCCTGTCGCAGCAGCAGCCGGCTGGTCTGTTCGAGGCGGTCCGGGTCGCGTAGGACCGTCTCGGTGGGGCCGACCGGCGGGGCGAGGCCGGCGGCGGCGCCGGCCAGCACCACGCGGGACCGCATCGGCCACAGCTCGGCCCTGTCCGGGCCTGGTTGCAGGCGCAGTTCGGCGGCCAGGTCCGCCTCGCCGAGTCCGAGCCGGACCACCCGGCGGGCGGCGGCCACCGCGTCCGCCCGCCACACTCCCCCAGCGGTCTCCAGCAGGGCGAACACCACCAGCGAGCCGGCCGGCAGGCGGTGGGTGTGTTCGGCGTCGCCGAGCAGCCGGTCCACCTCGGCCAGCAGGTCGACGTCGGCCTTGGGCACCACCACGCCGGTCAGGTGCGCGCCGGCCACCGCGGCGATGTCGTCGGCCGGCGTGTCGGCGTTGACGCGTACCCACCACTGGGGGCCGGCGGGCGCGTCGGCGAGGAACGTCCCGACGGTTTCCCGGGCGGCGGGTTTGTGTGCCGGCACGACCGCGTCCTCCAGGTCGAGGATGCAGGCGTCGGCGCCGCGGGTCGCGGCCCGGGCCAGCTTGTCCGGCTGGTCCCCCGGCACGTACAGGTAGCTGCGGGCGATGGCCGGGGACGTGCCGACGGCGGTCACGGGCGGGTCGGGCGGGACAGGTATCGGCCGCGTGGCTGCCCGACCACGGTGCCGTCGCGCAGGATCTGCTCGCCGCGCAGGAACGTGTCGGTGACGCGGGCGGTCAGTTCCATGCCCTCGAACGGCGTGTAGTCCTGCGCCGACAGCGACTCGTCGGCGCGTACCGTCCAGGTGTGGTCGGCGTCGACCAGGCAGAGGTCGGCGTCCAGGCCCTCGGCGATGGCGCCCTTGCTGGCCAGGCCGAAGCGGCGGGCCGGCGCCCACGAGGTCAGCTCGGCGACGCGGGCGTAGGACAGGCCGCGTTTGGTGCCCTCGCTGATCAGGCCGGGCAGCAGGTACTCGGCGCCGCCGAAACCGGACTTGGCGACGAAGATGTCGTCGTCGGGCTCACCGAACTTGACCTCGGCGCGGCAGCAGGCGTGGTCGCTGACGACCCAGTCGAGCTGGCCGTCGAGCAGGTGCGCCCAGAGCGCCTCGACGTCCTCGCGGGGACGCAGCGGCGGGTTGACCTTGCCGCCGAGGCCGTACGCGGTGTCGATGTCGGCCAGCAGGTGCCCGATGGTCACCTCGCGGCGGAAGTCGACGTGCGGGAACGCCTGCGCCATGCGGATCGCCGCGTCGACGGCCTTGGCCGAGGACAGGTGCAGCAGGTTGATGGTGGGCAGGCCGGTCTCGTGGGCGAGGTAGGCGGCGATGCTGACCGCCAGGCCCTCGGAGTGCGGCGGCCGGGAGGCGCTGTACGCGGCCAGGCCGGTCAGCGTGCCCTCCTGCTCGACCATCCGGGTGTACGCCGACATGATCTCCGCGGTCTCGCAGTGCAGCGACAGCGAGATCTCGTCGGCCAGTTCGGGGAACCGTTCACGGGCGGCCTGCACGCCGCGCATGACGAACTCGAAGTGCGCGTAGTCGTAGCGGGCGTCGGGCGGGATCATCAGGAACGAGCTCTGGTCGGCGGAGCGCCCGTGCAGGCCGTGACCGCCGTAGAACATGAAGATCTTGAACGAGGTGACCCCGTGGTCGCGGACCAGGTCGGGGATCTCGTCGATGTGCTCGGCGGTCATCGGCGCCACGTGGAAGGCGTAGTCGACGAAGGAGCGGTGGTCGGTGGTGGCGCGGACCTCGGGGAAGAACTCGCCGTACGGTCCGCCCCGGTTGAGGTAGTACTGGCCGGTGCGGATGTAGTTGATGGCGGAGGTGACACCGCCCTGCGCGCAGGCGCGGCTCTCGGTGCCGGTGTCCTGCGCCAGCGGGTGGTAGATGCCCCAGTGCTGGTGGGCGTCGACGACGCCGGGGAAGGCGAGCTTGCCGCCGCCGTCGACGACGGTGGTCGCCTCGGCGGCGTCGATGCTCGGGGCGAGACGGGCCACCCGGCCGTCGCGTACGCCGATGTCCAGCGCCGCCGGCTCCGCCTGGTCGTGTCGCACCACGCGGACGTTGCGCACTACGAGATCGAAGGGTTGCATGATGTGCTCCTGAAGGTCGGCGGGCGACGGGTCGCGGGCGGGTCAGTCGGTGGCGGTGCGCAGCCGGGTCAGCGGGCGCAGCAGGTCGGCCACGTCGGTGACGTCGGCGAGAGCGCCGACGGCGGCCACCACCTTCTCGGCGGTGTCCGGGTCGAGGCGACCGGCGACGTTGTCGCGGAACTTCATCGCCAGTTCCCCGTCGGACAGCGGTCGTTGCGGGCCACCGCGGTTGGTCAGCACCTCCTCGCGCCAGGTCCGGCCGTCGTCGGTGCGGACCGTCACGACGGCCGGGAACTGGTAGGGGAAGATCCTGCTGCACTCGTCGTCGGCGACCACGTCGACGCGGGCCATCAGCGCCCGGCGGGCCGGGTCGCGGGCCAGCTCGTCGGTGAAGTCGCCCAGCCCGAGGCCCAGGCCGCCGCCGCCGAGCAGGCCCGCGACCACCGCGTACGGGCCACTGAACTGGGCCTGGTAGCCGGTGTCCGGGGCGCGTTTGGTGTCGATGGGCTGCCCGATGGTGCGGATCACCGCGGCGGGTACCCGCAGTTCGATGTGGTCGATCCGGTCGACCGGTACACCCTGGGCGCGCAGGGCCAGGCCGGCGTCGATGGCGGCGTGGGTGAAGTGGTTGGCCGGGTACGGCTTGAAGAAGATGTCCGGTACCGCCCAGCGTTCGCCGATTCCGTCGGTGACCTGGTCGTGGTCGGCCTCGCCGCGCAGGAAGGCGGTGAAGAACCCGAACCGGCCCTCCAGCACGGTGGGTGGTCCGGTGAAGCCGCGTCGGACCAGGTCGGCGGCGGTGACGGCGCTGTGCGCGGCCCAGCCGCAGTGCAGCCGTTTGACGGTGCCGCCGGTGCGGTTGGCCTCGATCACCCCGGCGGCCATCGAGGCGGTCACGCCGAGGACGTCCAGCAGGCCGTCCTCGTCCAGGCCGACCAGCATGCCGGCGGCCACGGCGGCGCCCATCGCCCCGCAGATGGAGGTGGCGTGCTGGCCGTGTTCGAAGAACACCGAGTTGTTCAGCGTCGGGTCGTAGCCGGCCATGCCGATCCGGACGGTGACCTCGATGCCGACCGCGACGGCGGTGGTGAGGGCGGCGCCGTCGGCGCCGGCGGCCTGCGCGGCGGCCAGGGCCGCCGGCACCACGGCGGCGCTGGGGTGCAGCACCGACGGCAGGTGGGTGTCGTCGTAGTCCAGCGAGTGGGCCAGGACGCCGTTGCCGAACGCGGCCTGCGCGGCGGGTACCGCGTCGGGCAGGCCGACGACGTACGCCTGGGCGCGTCCGCCCTGCTCGGCGACGTGTTCGAGGGCGGCGTGGCTGGTCGGCAGCCGGTGCGCGGCGACGCACAGGCCGAGGATGTCCAGGACCCGCTGGCGCACGCTGGTGGCGACCGGGTCGGGCAGCCCCGTGGTGCGGGTGCGGGCGGCGAACGCGGCGAGCTGCCGGGCGAGGGTCTGCTCAGGCATCGACGACCACCGCCAGCGGACGCACCGGCGAGCCGGTGGCTCCGAAGATGGCCAGCGGCGAGAGCACGAACAGGAACTCGTGCACCCCGGCGGCGGCCAGTTCCTCCAGCGCCATCGTCTCGATGATGTAGACGCCGCGTTCGACCAGCAGGACCCGGTGTGCCGGCAGGACGCTGTGTCCGGCGCCGGGGCGCAGGCACTCGAAGGCGATGGTGTCCGCGCCGGCGGCGTGTACGCCCTGGTCGGCCAGCCAGGTGGCGCCGGCCTCGCCGACGCCGGGTACGCCGCTGTCGTGACCGACGAAGCGGGTGCGGTCGGCGTCGCCGAACAGCCGTCCCCAGCCGCTGCGGATGAGCACCACGTCGCCGGGGCGTACCTGGGTGCCCTGCCGCTCGGCGGTGCGGGTCAGGTCCTGCGGGGTGATCTCGTAGCCGGGTACGCAGCCGTCGGGGGTGCCCAGCGCGGCCGGCACGTCGAGCAGCACACCACGGCGCACCATCGGGGCGATGGTGTGTGCGCCCAGCTCGGCGAAGCGTCCGCCGCGTCCGGCGTCGGCGGCGTCGGAGCCGTCGAACAGCCGGCCGTCCTGGGACACGTGGGAGAAGGCGTCGATGTGGGTGCCGACGTGGGTGCCCATGGTGATGATGTCGTTGGCGGCGGAACCGCCGTCGACACGGACCGCGTCGCCGTGCCGGCGCGGCAGGGCGTGCCAGAACGGCGGGTGGTTCGGCGACTGGGGCATGCCGATGCTCAGGCGGCGACCCAGGTCGTACACCCGGGTTCCGGCGGACACGGCGGCCAGCAGCGTCTGCGTCCCGCTCGCCGGGCTGGTGGTGGTGCTCATGGTGGTCACGGCATTCCTTACCTTCGTGGTGGCGGCCGTCAGGCCACGATCTCCCGGTCGCGCAGGTCGGCGACGGTGTCGGGGGTGCAGCCGAGTTCGTTGACGAGGAGATCGTCGGTGTCGGCGCCGAGGGCCCGGCCGGTGAAGCGGATCCGGCCGGGGGTCTCGGACATCCGCCACAGGACGTTGTGCATCAGGACCTGACCGAAGTCGGGGTCGGGGACGTCGACGAGCATCTCGGCGGCGCGGACGTGGTCGTCGGTGACGATGTCGCGGGCGTCGTAGACGGGCGCGACGGCGGCGCCGGCCTCGTCGAAGGCCCGCATCACCTCGTCACGGGTGCGTTCGGCGATCCACCCGCCGACGTAGGAGTCGAGCAGGTCGGCGTGTTCGGCGCGCTGCCGTCCGGAGGCGAACCACGGTTCGTCGACGACCTCGGGGTGCCCGACGAGGTGCAGCACCCGTTCGGCGATGGACTGGGCGCTGGTGGAGATCGCCACCCAGGAGCCGTCGCGGGTGCGGTAGGTGTTGCGGGGCGCGTTGTTGGTGGAGCGGTTGCCGTGGCGCTGCCCGATCAGGCCGAGCTGGTCGTAGACGGTGGGCCCGGGACCGACCGCCATCATGATCGGTTCGAGCAGGCTCAGGTCGACGACCTGGCCCTTGCCGCCGTTCTGCTGGCGGGCCCAGAGCGCGACCATGGTCGCCGAGGAGGCGGCGATGCCGCAGATGCTGTCGGCCAGGCCGAACGCCGGCAGCGTCGGCGGGCCGTTCTCGTCGCCGGTGAGGTGGGCGAAGCCGCTCATCGCCTCGGCGAGGGTGCCGAAGCCGGGTCGGTGCGCGTAGGGGCCGCGTTGGCCGAAGCCGGAGATGCGGACGACGACGAGCGCCGGGTTGATCTCCAGGAGTGTGTCGGGGCCGATCCCCCACCGTTCCAGGGTGCCGGGGCGGAAGTTCTCCACCAGCACGTCGGCGGTGGCGGCCAGGCGACGCAGCAGGTCGGCGCCCTCCGGTGTGGACAGCTTGAGGCCGAGCGTGCGCTTGTTGCGGGAGATCTCCTTCCACCACAGCGGCACGCCGTCCTTGGCGTGGCCGTGTCCGCGCATGCTGTCCCCGGCGACGGGGTGTTCGACCTTGATGACGTCGGCGCCGTAGTCGCCGAGGATCTGGCAGCACAGCGGTCCGGCCAGGATCGTCGAGGCGTCGATGACGCGCAGGCCGGTCAGCGGTCCGTCATGCACTGGAGTCCCCATTCATATCGTTCGTATCAAGCGAACGGCGTTTCGCTCAGCAGAATAGTTTGTGGTCGGGTGTGGGGTCAACGCACGGCCCTCACCCCCCGGCGGCACGCAGGGCCCGCCGGCCACGCAGCACCACCGCGGCGGCGAGGGCGGCCACCACCGCCACGACCGCGCCGGTGCGCGCGGAGAAGGCGTCGCCCAGCCAGCCGTGCAGGATCGCCGCCGCCGGCCGGATGCCCAGGAAACACATCGACCACAGCGCCATCACCCGGCCCCGCACCCCGTCGGCCAGGCCGTGCTGCATGGTGGCGTTGACGTCGCTGACCGCCAGCAGGTAACCGGCGCCGCCCACGGCGATGCCCACCGTGGCCACCACCGGCCCCGGACTGACCGCCAGCACCGCCATCCCGACGCCGAGGGCGGCCACCCCGACCGCGCCGGTGCGGCCACTGCCCATCACTCGCCGCAGCCGGCCCACCCAGCCGGCGATCAGCGCCGAACCGAGCCCGAAACAGGTGATGAAGATGCCGACCAGCAGCTCGCCGCCGCCGAAGCCCTCGGCGAACAGCGGCGACAACGTGTTGATCGGCTCCATCGCCAACCCGATCAGCGCCACCGCGATCAGGCAACGCACCAGCTCCGGCCGGTGGCGTACGTAGGCGACGCCGTCGAACACCCCGAGCCGGCGTGTGCCGGTCCCGGGCTGCGCCCGGGGCAGCCGTACGCCGGCCAGCGCCAGCGCGAACACCAGGAAGCTGGCGGCGTTGACGGCGAACGCGGCACCGGCGCCGGCCAGCGCGTACGTGGCCGCCCCGGCCACCGGGCCGATCGCCCGGGACAGGTTGAAGGTCAGCGAGTGCAGCGCGATGGCCTGGGGGACGTCGGCGCGTCCGACGATGTTGGGCACCAGCGCCTGGGCCGCCGGCCCGGTGACCGCCTGCCCCACACCGGACAGTCCCACGAACGTCAGCAGCAGCGGGGCGTTGAGGGTGTCCAGGAACGCCAGGACCGCCAGCACCGCGGCGGCCGTCCCGCCCAGCGTCTGCCCGACGATGATCAGCAGCCGCCGGTCGACCCGGTCGGCCACCGCCCCGATGACCGGGGCGAGGACCAACTGCATCGCGAACTGCAACGCGGTGACCAGCCCCACCATGAAGGCGGAGCGGGTCAACGCGAAGATGGTCAGGATCGCCGCGACGTTCTGGAACCAGGTGCCGGTGTTGGACGCCAGCGACCCGAAGAAGTACGGGCCGAAGCGGCGGTCCCGCAGCAACGCGAGCCCGCCGCGACCCACCTCCTCGGCCGACGGGTCGGGCGGGCGGTCAGCCTGCCGCACCCGCGCCGCCCAGGCCGTACCCCTGCGGTGTGCCGGCCGCCAGCGAGGTCCACACCGACTTCGGGCGCAGGTACAGGCGGGCCGCCTCGGTGCCGTTCTCCCGCCCGTAACCGGACAGGCCCACCCCGCCGAAGGGCACCAGGTCCGACAGCACCCGGTACGTGTTGATCCAGACCGTGCCGGCGCGGACCTGTCCGGCGAAACGGTGCGCCCGGGCGATGTCGGCGGTCCACACCCCGGCGGCGAGCCCGAAGTCGGTGTCGTCGGCCAGCCGCAGCGCCTCGGCGTCGTCGCGGAACGACGACACCGCCAGGACCGGGCCGAAGACCTCCTCGCGGAGCAGCCGCGCCTGCGCGTCCAACCGGTCGAACACCGTCGGCGGCACGTAGAAACCGTCGCGCAGCCGCTCGTCGTCGGGCAGGGCGGCCTGCGCGACCAGCCGGCCGGCGGAACGGGTCTCGGCGATGAACTGCGCCGTCTTGTCCCGCTGCGCCGAGGTGATCTGCGGACCCAGGTCGGTGTCCTGGTCGAACGGGTCACCGACCCGCAGTCCGCGTACCCGCTCCGCGATCCGGTCGAGGACCTCGTCGTAGACCGACTCGTGCACCACCAGCCGGGAACCGGCGATGCACATCTGGCCGCAGGAGGCGAACACCCCGAGCACCACCGCGTCGACCGCCCGATCCAGGTCGGCGTCGCCGAAGACCACCTGCGGCGACTTGCCGCCCAGTTCCAGGGCGACCGGGGTCAGGTGCTCCGCCGCCGCGCGGGCGATCGCCTTGCCGGTGTCGTGGTGCCCGGTGAACACGATCAGGTCCACGTCCGGGTGCGACACCAGCGCCGCGCCGGTCTCCCGGCCGCCCGGCAGCACCGCCACAAGTTCCTCGGGCACTCCGGCCTGGGTCAGCAGCCCGGCCAGCCGCAGGGCGGTCAGCGGGGTCTCCTCCGCCGGTTTGAGCAGGCAGGCGTTGCCGAACGCCAGCGCCGGAGCGATCTTCTTGGCGGCGAAGAAGAACGGCACGTTCCACGGGATGACCCCGGCGACGACGCCGTGCGGCTCCGGCGCCGTGTAGGTGTGGTACTCGGCGCCGACCGGGATGGTCTCCCCGCGTACCTGCTCGGCCCAGCCGGCGTAGTAGCGGAAGCTGCCGGCCGCCCGGCGTGCCTCCCGCCGCGTGTCGCTGAGGATCTTGCCGGTGTTGCGGGTCTCGGTCTCGGCCAGTTCTTCGACGGCGGCCTCGATGAGGTCGGCGACCGCGTGCAGGATCCGGCCGCGTTCGCTGCCGGTGCGGCGGGCCCAGGCCGGTTGCGCGGCCCGCGCCGCGCGGACCGCGGCGTGCACCTCGTCCGGAGAGGCGGGCGCCACCCGGGCCAGGACCCGGGCGTCGATCGGGGAGACGACCTCAGCCATCACTCGTCCCTTCGTCTGCGGCCGGGGTACGCGCCCGGCGACCCGGATCCATCGACCCGGTGAGGTGTTCGGGCACCCAGACGTCCAGCACGGCCGGCACCCGGTCGCGCTGCACGGCCGCCCGGGCCCGGTCCAGGGCGGCGACCAGGTCGGCAGCGCGCACCACCCGCTCGCCGTAGCAGCCCTGCGCGCGGGCGTGCGCGGCGAAGTCGGGCGACGGGGTGAGGTGACCGCCGAGCACCGTGGGCGCCGCGACGGCCAGGCCGTCCGGGTAGTGCGCGGCCAGCGTGGTGGTGCCGGTGCGGTAGCCGCCGTTGTTGACCACCACGGTGACCACCGGGGCGTCGTGCTGCTGCTGCAGCCACAGGCACGAGTCCGGCGAGCCGAACAGGTAGGAGCCGTCCCCGGTGACCGCGACCGCGTGCGCGCCGCCGGCGGCGATGCTGGCGCCGGTCGCGGCAGCCACCGACCAGCCGAGGCTGGAGCCGCCTTTCTCGAACAGGGTGCCCGGCTTCGTGCGGCGGACCGCCGTGGTGTCGAACACCTCCCAGGTGAGCAGGTCGTCGGGGTGCAGGTGCGCGTCCAGCGCCGCCGCGATCCCCGCGGGGGTGGGCACACCGCCGGCCGCTCCCTTGCCGGCGGTGTGCCGCTTCGTGCCGACGCCCGGTGGCCGCTGCCGGCGCTGCCGGACGGTGTCGGCGTCGCCTGAGGCGGCTTCGCCCAGCACCGCGGCCAGGAAGGCCGCCGGGTCGGCGGTGGTGCGGGCGTCGGCCCGCAACTCGTACAGCGGGACCCGGCTCTCGATCGGGTCGGGTCCCACCCAGCCGATCCACGCGTCGTCGCTCGGCTGTTCCAGTGCGGGCATCCACGGCACCGGGTGGTCCAGCACGACGACGACGTCGAACTGGTCCAGCGGCGCCGTGGTGTGCCACGGGTTGTCGTCGGGCAGGCTCACCCGGTAGCGGGAGGCGCGTACCTCCACGCCCAGGGTGTCGGCCAGCTCGGCGAGCAGCTGCACCGCGCGGGGGTTCTCGCCGACCCGGTCGGTGACCACGACCGGGCGGCGGGCCGTACGCAGGCGGCGGGCCACCTCGCTGACCACGCCGGGGTCACCGGGGCCCAGCGTCGGCACACCGAGCGCCTGGGCGCTGGGAACGCGGCCGCCGACGGGTGCCGGGTGGCGACCCACCTCCTCGGGCATCGCCAGATAGACGGGACCGCGCCGGGGCGCCAGCGCGACCTGCAGGCCGCGCGCCACGACCAGAGCGGCGTCGTCGAGCGCGGACAGTTTGTAGTCCCACTTGACGTACTGGCGCACGATCGCGCCCTGGTC from Micromonospora craniellae encodes the following:
- a CDS encoding dihydroorotase → MQPFDLVVRNVRVVRHDQAEPAALDIGVRDGRVARLAPSIDAAEATTVVDGGGKLAFPGVVDAHQHWGIYHPLAQDTGTESRACAQGGVTSAINYIRTGQYYLNRGGPYGEFFPEVRATTDHRSFVDYAFHVAPMTAEHIDEIPDLVRDHGVTSFKIFMFYGGHGLHGRSADQSSFLMIPPDARYDYAHFEFVMRGVQAARERFPELADEISLSLHCETAEIMSAYTRMVEQEGTLTGLAAYSASRPPHSEGLAVSIAAYLAHETGLPTINLLHLSSAKAVDAAIRMAQAFPHVDFRREVTIGHLLADIDTAYGLGGKVNPPLRPREDVEALWAHLLDGQLDWVVSDHACCRAEVKFGEPDDDIFVAKSGFGGAEYLLPGLISEGTKRGLSYARVAELTSWAPARRFGLASKGAIAEGLDADLCLVDADHTWTVRADESLSAQDYTPFEGMELTARVTDTFLRGEQILRDGTVVGQPRGRYLSRPTRP
- a CDS encoding MFS transporter, whose amino-acid sequence is MRQADRPPDPSAEEVGRGGLALLRDRRFGPYFFGSLASNTGTWFQNVAAILTIFALTRSAFMVGLVTALQFAMQLVLAPVIGAVADRVDRRLLIIVGQTLGGTAAAVLAVLAFLDTLNAPLLLTFVGLSGVGQAVTGPAAQALVPNIVGRADVPQAIALHSLTFNLSRAIGPVAGAATYALAGAGAAFAVNAASFLVFALALAGVRLPRAQPGTGTRRLGVFDGVAYVRHRPELVRCLIAVALIGLAMEPINTLSPLFAEGFGGGELLVGIFITCFGLGSALIAGWVGRLRRVMGSGRTGAVGVAALGVGMAVLAVSPGPVVATVGIAVGGAGYLLAVSDVNATMQHGLADGVRGRVMALWSMCFLGIRPAAAILHGWLGDAFSARTGAVVAVVAALAAAVVLRGRRALRAAGG
- a CDS encoding FAD:protein FMN transferase, coding for MTITTTTPHLHRHTCAVFTCEVTLASHGPPALPFTDVEHRLRDLDRRFSRFRPDSELSRLNAAAGTWHHISDDLHAMLRHALDVAAASTDLVNAAVLPRLHTAGYTHSWATGAPHTPPPAPPAPVPPLHTVLHLRPRAARLAPGHHVDVAALAKGRWADDVITWLGPNSAASIGGDVACRGPGPDGDGWPIALPDGRTLLVRDGGVATSGTGRRRWGTDRHHLIDPRTGHPTTSDITQATVLARTGACADWVATAAVIGGHPAADQLATRTDVHHLWLTGTPR
- a CDS encoding cyclase family protein, with protein sequence MSTTTSPASGTQTLLAAVSAGTRVYDLGRRLSIGMPQSPNHPPFWHALPRRHGDAVRVDGGSAANDIITMGTHVGTHIDAFSHVSQDGRLFDGSDAADAGRGGRFAELGAHTIAPMVRRGVLLDVPAALGTPDGCVPGYEITPQDLTRTAERQGTQVRPGDVVLIRSGWGRLFGDADRTRFVGHDSGVPGVGEAGATWLADQGVHAAGADTIAFECLRPGAGHSVLPAHRVLLVERGVYIIETMALEELAAAGVHEFLFVLSPLAIFGATGSPVRPLAVVVDA
- a CDS encoding thiamine pyrophosphate-dependent enzyme; the encoded protein is MTADPAAVGGAAAVLAAAAASGVRRLWFNSGSELTSFQEAGAQARHKGEPTPEIITCPHEHVALTAAMGETMVSGKPSMTAAHADLGLLHHGGAIHNAMWGDHPIMIMSGYPPTRAQSRTSPVFWKQQRWDQGAIVRQYVKWDYKLSALDDAALVVARGLQVALAPRRGPVYLAMPEEVGRHPAPVGGRVPSAQALGVPTLGPGDPGVVSEVARRLRTARRPVVVTDRVGENPRAVQLLAELADTLGVEVRASRYRVSLPDDNPWHTTAPLDQFDVVVVLDHPVPWMPALEQPSDDAWIGWVGPDPIESRVPLYELRADARTTADPAAFLAAVLGEAASGDADTVRQRRQRPPGVGTKRHTAGKGAAGGVPTPAGIAAALDAHLHPDDLLTWEVFDTTAVRRTKPGTLFEKGGSSLGWSVAAATGASIAAGGAHAVAVTGDGSYLFGSPDSCLWLQQQHDAPVVTVVVNNGGYRTGTTTLAAHYPDGLAVAAPTVLGGHLTPSPDFAAHARAQGCYGERVVRAADLVAALDRARAAVQRDRVPAVLDVWVPEHLTGSMDPGRRARTPAADEGTSDG
- a CDS encoding CaiB/BaiF CoA transferase family protein: MGTPVHDGPLTGLRVIDASTILAGPLCCQILGDYGADVIKVEHPVAGDSMRGHGHAKDGVPLWWKEISRNKRTLGLKLSTPEGADLLRRLAATADVLVENFRPGTLERWGIGPDTLLEINPALVVVRISGFGQRGPYAHRPGFGTLAEAMSGFAHLTGDENGPPTLPAFGLADSICGIAASSATMVALWARQQNGGKGQVVDLSLLEPIMMAVGPGPTVYDQLGLIGQRHGNRSTNNAPRNTYRTRDGSWVAISTSAQSIAERVLHLVGHPEVVDEPWFASGRQRAEHADLLDSYVGGWIAERTRDEVMRAFDEAGAAVAPVYDARDIVTDDHVRAAEMLVDVPDPDFGQVLMHNVLWRMSETPGRIRFTGRALGADTDDLLVNELGCTPDTVADLRDREIVA
- a CDS encoding MmgE/PrpD family protein, translated to MPEQTLARQLAAFAARTRTTGLPDPVATSVRQRVLDILGLCVAAHRLPTSHAALEHVAEQGGRAQAYVVGLPDAVPAAQAAFGNGVLAHSLDYDDTHLPSVLHPSAAVVPAALAAAQAAGADGAALTTAVAVGIEVTVRIGMAGYDPTLNNSVFFEHGQHATSICGAMGAAVAAGMLVGLDEDGLLDVLGVTASMAAGVIEANRTGGTVKRLHCGWAAHSAVTAADLVRRGFTGPPTVLEGRFGFFTAFLRGEADHDQVTDGIGERWAVPDIFFKPYPANHFTHAAIDAGLALRAQGVPVDRIDHIELRVPAAVIRTIGQPIDTKRAPDTGYQAQFSGPYAVVAGLLGGGGLGLGLGDFTDELARDPARRALMARVDVVADDECSRIFPYQFPAVVTVRTDDGRTWREEVLTNRGGPQRPLSDGELAMKFRDNVAGRLDPDTAEKVVAAVGALADVTDVADLLRPLTRLRTATD
- a CDS encoding aldehyde dehydrogenase family protein, whose product is MAEVVSPIDARVLARVAPASPDEVHAAVRAARAAQPAWARRTGSERGRILHAVADLIEAAVEELAETETRNTGKILSDTRREARRAAGSFRYYAGWAEQVRGETIPVGAEYHTYTAPEPHGVVAGVIPWNVPFFFAAKKIAPALAFGNACLLKPAEETPLTALRLAGLLTQAGVPEELVAVLPGGRETGAALVSHPDVDLIVFTGHHDTGKAIARAAAEHLTPVALELGGKSPQVVFGDADLDRAVDAVVLGVFASCGQMCIAGSRLVVHESVYDEVLDRIAERVRGLRVGDPFDQDTDLGPQITSAQRDKTAQFIAETRSAGRLVAQAALPDDERLRDGFYVPPTVFDRLDAQARLLREEVFGPVLAVSSFRDDAEALRLADDTDFGLAAGVWTADIARAHRFAGQVRAGTVWINTYRVLSDLVPFGGVGLSGYGRENGTEAARLYLRPKSVWTSLAAGTPQGYGLGGAGAAG
- a CDS encoding HpcH/HpaI aldolase/citrate lyase family protein is translated as MTAVGTSPAIARSYLYVPGDQPDKLARAATRGADACILDLEDAVVPAHKPAARETVGTFLADAPAGPQWWVRVNADTPADDIAAVAGAHLTGVVVPKADVDLLAEVDRLLGDAEHTHRLPAGSLVVFALLETAGGVWRADAVAAARRVVRLGLGEADLAAELRLQPGPDRAELWPMRSRVVLAGAAAGLAPPVGPTETVLRDPDRLEQTSRLLLRQGFRGRTAIHPAQVPVVNRVFSPTDEEVAAARDVVDRLADAERDGSGVTVTADGRFIDAAVARSAREILDRAAVGG